The region TGTCGCCCCAGGATGAGTAACGCGGGCGGTCACCGAGGTGGCTCGCCGCGGCGAGTGTCACAGCGGCGCCGCAGCGTACGTCGCGCTGCGCCGGGCTTGCTCAGTAGGTTGCGGTCTGGGGTTGGTCCTGGGCTTCGGCGCGTTCTTTCGGACCGTGAGGACCACGGTGATGCTGTGAAGGCCTGCTTGCCACCGGGGCACTGCCGGCTGTGCACGTCGAGCAAGGGGAACACTCAGTCAGGGCGGTCTGGTGGGTGCGAAGAGCCCACCACGTCGTCCTGGACAGCCTGCTGCGCGGGCAACAGCGCCTGGCAAGCTAGGCGGCATGGCAAACCACTTCGTCCAAGACCTTCGTGCGATAGCGCGGGGCCTGTCTGATGACCCAGCAGAATGGCCCTACATCCCTTGTCCGACATGCAAGCGCTCTGGGCTGACCGTTGTCGCTGATTCTCTTGTCATGGAAGAGGCGAGTCAGAGTAAAGCCTGGCATGGCCGCGAAGACTGGGATCCAGAGTTTATTTACGGAGCGTTTCGATGCGTGATGCGCTGCTACAAAGAAACTTGCGATCTCGTCTGGGTGACGGGCCGGACGAGCGTCTACCAACAGAATATGCGCGACGGCTATCAAGATCTTCTTCATCCCTTGTTTTTCATGCCCGAACTGCCGCTGATACAGAGCTACGGTGACTGCCCAGAAAAAATCCAGTGGGCGATCGAGGCCGCATCGCCGATCCTTTGGGTAGATCCGAGTTCGGCCGCGAATCGAATCCGGGCCGCAGTCGAAGTATTGATGGACCACGAAAAAATTCCCAAGAATGATGCGAGGGGCCGTGTAATCCCGCTGCATCAAAGGATCGAACAGTTCAAGAGGGACAAGCCTGAGTTCTCGAACGTCTCCGACCTTCTGATGGCGGTGAAGTGGACAGGGAACGCCGGAAGCCACGGGGATGTCATTCGCGTCCCCGACGTCCTGGATGTGGTCGAGATTATTGACCGCACTATTCAGGAACTCTACGACACGTCAGCAGTGAAAATTGAACAAAAGGCCGAAGAGATCGTCGCGCGAAAGGGGCTGCCTGCCAGCCAGATTGCGCAGCTACGCGTGCCGCCTGCGTGATCGGGGGCCTGCCGGAATCCTCGACTGGTGGACCAGTCGGGTGAACTACCCTGGCGCCGCAGCAACGTCACCGACCGGAAGATTGACGAGTGTGGCATCGTCCTCGCTGGTCCTCAAGGGGCCTTGTCCTGGTGCTCTCCCGACTGTCTGACGGGCATCCTGTGATGGGACAGAAGTGGGCTGCGCCCCACCCTCGTGCGACAAGAGGCGGCCACGACCACCCTGCCGTGCAATGACGTCGGGACGTAGCACGGCCATGGGGAGTCACCATGGCAAAGTCTTCGCTGACCCGAGACGCCCAACTGCTCGCTCTGTACACCGGGATGCCCTATCAGCGGGCTTTTCAGATCGCCGGAGCCACGCGGCGCCGCTACCCGCTGATGAGCCGGCCTACGTACGCCCAGGAACTCCTGGAGCGGTGAGTGCTGCGCACCATCGCCTGGCCGTCCCACGATCCCGTCTACCCGTGGGGCACCGTCTGGGCCCAGCCCGAGCGCGAGCAGCTGACGCTGCGCATCGACGGAGACCTGCGCCGGATCATGGACGCGATCCTCTACGTCGACCGCACCGGGATTCCCTGGCGCTACCTCCCACACGACTTCGCACCATGGGAAACCGTCTACGGATACTTCGCCGCCTGGCAGAAGGGCAGCGTCTTCGATCAGCTCAAGGGCCTCCGGCGACAACTGGTCCGGGAAGCCGAAGGCCGCGACGCCGAGCCGAGCGCCTGCATCCTCGACGCCCAGAGCATCAAGACCTCAGCCAACGTGCCCGCCGCCGGGCAGGGCATCGACGCGGGCAAGAAGATCGCAGGCGCAAACGTCACATCGGCGTCGACACACTCGGCCTTCTCCTGGCCGTGCTGGTCACCGCCGCCAACGTCTCCGACAACGTCGGCGGCATACATGTGCTCTCGAATATCGCTGCCGACCACCCGGCAATCCCAAGGTATGGGCCGACACCGGCTACCGCACCAAGGTCATCGACCACGGCGCCCGCCTGGGCATCGACGTCGAAGTCACCCGCCGCGACCCCACCCAGAAGGGCTTCAAGGTGATTCCGCGGCGCTGGGTCGTCGAGCGAACCTTCGGATGGCTCATGCACCACCGCCGCCTCGCCCGCGACTACGAGACCCACCCGCACCGCTCCGAAGCCATGATCCGCCTCGCAATGATCGACCTGATGAGCGGCAGGCTCACCCGAGAGTCGACTCCGAACTGGAAGGACTCATAGCCCCCGGGCCACACTGACCCGCGCGTCCTCATCTCTCATCGCCTGCGGCCAGCGGTCATCGATGACACGCGCCGCTTCCCGACAGGCACCACAGGCATCCTCCCGTTCCGGCAGCCACCAGTGGTCGGACGGCGACATGCCAGTTTCCTGGATCCCGCACAGCGTCTTGTCGAAAATCCCGAAGGCGTGGGAGACACCGGCGGGAAGGCCATCCGCGACAGCCCTCTCCCAGCGCATCCCCATGGGCAGGTACGGCGGTCGCGAGATCTCGAACCACTCGCCGCCCACATGGGTGGCGGCATGGCACCAGGAACAGGACCAGATCTCCTCTTCCCAGGCCGTCGGCGACACCGGCCACCGCCACGTCGGCCGTCCACACACATCACACTCCACAGGCGGATCCTCACACGCCGGCACGGGCCGCCCCAAGCGGCTGACATCGCGCCAGTTACCAAACACCCCCGCCAGGGCAAAACGCTCTTTTAGGGAGTAGGGCGCCTCGCGCTTCCGGCTGCGCCGACGCCCTCAGTAGCGCCAGCCCAGGGCTGCCCTCGTTTACGAGATGTGCGCCAGCCCTTGCGGCGCCTGGCCTGGGCCGCTGTCTGCGCAGTCGCCGGTCCCGAGTGCGTTGGCGATGCTGTAGGCGGTCTTCATGTCGGCGTTGAGTTCGTCAATGGCCTTGTTCGTCGTGGTGATCGCCGTTGTGAGGTGGGCCTCGGCCGTGGTGATGGCTGTGCTGCCACCGGGAAGCACAGGTAGTCCGTCGGCGGTGAGTTCCGCCTGTGCGTCCTTGAGGTCGGTGATCCTGGAGCGGAGTTGCTTGATGCCCTGCTGCTCCTGGTCGACGTCGTAACTGGCCGAGCTCGTGACGTCGTAGCCGACGACGTTCTCCGCGTCGTAGCCGACGACGTTCTCCACGTTGTAGCAGTCCTCGCCGTTGCCGCCCTTGGCGTCTTTGCGCAACTGGGCAAGGTCTTTGTCGGCCGTCGTGAGATCGTCGCGCACCGACTTCGCGTTGTTGAAGGCGCTGTTGGAGTCCTGGAGGGCGGCGAGCGCGTCGTTGGCGGTGCTCTGGTGCGCCGCCCGCGCGGTGGCCTGGGCGCTGGCATGTACCGCCTGCTGGTCCTGCTGCTGCGCGGTCTGCTCTGCCGCCGAGTCCTCCGCCCAGCCGTCCTGCAGCAGGCTGCTGCACACGCTTTGCCCAAATATCTGGCTGCTGGTGTCTCGGACGACGACTATGACGCCGTGCCTCTGCACGGCGCAGACCTCGGGCACGAGTCCGCGCACGGCGACGGCTTGCGTGGTCCAGAAGCTACCGCCGCCGGACAGGGAAGAGGCCAGGCTGCGGCATTCACCTGCCGGACTGGAGCCCGCGCTGTACACCTCGGCACGCGCAGCATGCCCGTACAGGTAGATCGTGCACGTACCCGCACCCTTACCCGCCAACGGCGCCGCGCTGCGCACGGCTGATGCCGTCGAGGATGCCGAGCGAACGACGGGCGCGCCAGCAGGTGTCTGTGGCGCCGTGCAAGCGACAAGCAGCGCGCCGGAACCGAGCATGACGACCACGGCAGCGCTTGTTCTCATCGACTGTTCTCCTTGCGAAGGCCCTGTGGATCAGATGTGTTGGAGCTGTACTCTCCCAAATCCTCACCGCTGCCGCGGCCGAAGTGCTGCGTTGCTGTTCCGAATAGTCTTGCTCGGCTCGGGCGCGGTGCCTGTACGTCAGGCCGGGTGGCGTGAGGCTGCGGGAAGTCCTGTTCGTCTCGAGGCGGTCCGCGAGGTGCTCGGCGATGGCCGGCCCTCAAGTTGGGCGCTGGCCAAGGTGCGCGGCCCGGCCCGAAGCCCCGGGATCCGCTCCCGAGGCCCGGGCTCAGGCGGACCGTGTTTGCCCTCCTGACTTGTCCCCCACCCGGCTCTTGTAGGCGTGAGCCTCAGCGCAGAGTTCGCCAAGATAGTGCAGCAACGCCCTCGGGTCGGGGTTCACCAGTGCGATACGGGCGACCGTGCCCACGACCGTCGCATCATCCAGGGACGACGCCCATGCTTCGATCGTTTCTCGGTCAGCGCTCACTGGCGGCATGGAGAGAATTCCGGGAAGATCACGGCGAGCCAGTGTGGCTTGAATGCTCAAGGTGCCCCGTTCTGCTGCGGGCATGGCACCTGCTGACAGGAGCGCGCGCCGGAGATCGCTGTGTCCGGTCGTGATGTCGAGCTGGGGCGGGATCGGGGTGCTCTGGCGGGACCCTGTGATGAGGATCGGGATGGCTGTGGTTCGGATCCAGTCTTCGAGGTAGCCGAGTTCCTTAATCGCGATGGTCCACACTCCGGTATGTGGACGCTGCAGGCAGACGGGCGGGACGATCGAGAGTTCGGTTCTGGTGTTGCGCGGACTGCTGGCCAGAATGTCTCCGGGCTGGAGGCGAAGGCTATGGCCAGGCTGGGGGTTGCGCTTCAAAGGGAGAGCGACGGTGAGATCGGGGTGTTGGCGGTCGGGATAGACGGCGCCGAGGCGGGTGGCGGCGACGGCTGGGGTGCGGTGCTTGGCCAGGTTGGTGTGCTCGGCCAGGAGCCGGAGTGGGTGGTCGTCGACGTCGCGGCGCTGAAAGGGCTGCAACGCTCGGATCCGCTCCGCGAGCACAGCGCCGGCGGCAAGTGGGGCCAGTCGGCTCCGGCGTCCGTGTGCGAGCCAGGTATCGAAGCGGGCTGACTCGGTGCAGGCGGGCATTTCAATGCTTCGCGCCTCCTGGTCAGTCAGCCGGCGCTGCAGGAGGTGCTCGACCTCGGCGTACAAGGTGTGTTCCAGGGCGGCGCGGAGCTGGGTGAGGGCGTCCGCGACAAGGCGGGGCATCAACTCAGGTATCGGCGCGATAGCGGTCACCTTGATGTGAACCCGATCGCCGTCCACGACCTCCGCGAGGGTCAGCGGGTCCTGGTAGGAGTAGTCATGGACGGTCCGCGTGACGTGGTCGATCAGCTGGTCCACATGGGCCAAGGTGTACACCACATGCAGTTGGTGGTCCGGTAGCCAGCCGTAGTCTGCGGCGGAAGTCGTCATGACCGGGAGCGTAGCCCCAGCGCACACCTGCTGGCCTGGCAGTTTTCCTCACGAGCAGTCGCTTGGCGCAGCAATCCAGGTCAGTCCCATATCAGGTGCTCGTTGAGGAAGTGCGGCCATGGCTGCCAGCCAGCCGGGCCTCGGCGGAGAAGCCGTTTGATCCCTTCTGCCCAGGTCGGCAGGTCGGTCAGCTCTAGTAGCAACCGTTCGATCTCCCATCTCGTCATCGTGACGCGGTGCCCGTAACCCTCCACTTCCACGACAGCTTCGTTCGCGCCCATCTCACTGCCTTCCGGCACGACCCAGCGCGCGTCGATTCCAGCCTTGCGTACCTCTTCGACGAAGCCGTCGGAGGATGTCGTGACGGTAAAGACCAGGACATCGGCGATGAGGCCGGCGCACTCTGCTGGTTGGAGCGGATAGATGCCCCATGGCGGCAGCAACGTGTTGCGGGCAGCTTGGTCCCCGCTGCCGAAGCAGACACGCTGCCCAGTCAGCCTGGTACGGCGGAGCAACGCCGTGTAGGCCGATTCGAACTGCCGGGTTGCTTCGGGCATCCCCCACCTGTTGCCCGCCACGGAGATATCCATTGCGACCAGGCCGCGCTGCCCGGGCACCCGCATCGTCTTCAGGCCGTCCTGGTGGGCGAATGCGAAGGCATCGCGGAGGGTGTCCAGGTGAGCCTTGTAGGGAACTCCGGTGGCAAAGAAGTGGGCCTTCTCGTGCCCCGACAGAGGCCCATTCGTATGGAGGGCATCAGCCGCCATCCGCGTGCGGACGAGCTGCGCGCTCTCCCGCCGCCGCGGGTTCGTCTTGAGTTCGTACAGCAAGATCTCCTGCTCGCCGTCTTCCCGGGGGTTGTCGAACACGGTCACGTCGCCGATGCGCAGGCAGTTGGTGAGGTCGTGGAGCATCGCGAAACGGCGGTGCTCGCTCCACTGCTCCTGCGCGAACTGAATCTCGTGGACCGTTCCCTCCTTGCTGAGGGTCATCGGGCCGGGCGACTCGTTGCGGCGCAGCGCGAGAATGTAGCGGCGGTCGTAGCCAAACGCGCGCCAGGCCATGGCGTCGCCGATGGACCGCAGCTGCCGGCCGACGCGCTCAAGGACATCTGACTCCAGGCGCCAATCCTCGATGTCGTACCGATCACCGGCAACGAGCTCGGGAGCATCGGCGGGAAGACGGGCGCCCTTCCTCAGCCGCTTGATGACCCGAGACCGCTGTGCCCGTGCCTCGTTGGCTGCGAGAGTGGCAACGAGGAGTCGCTCCTGGAAGGCCACGAAGTCCTCGGGGCTGTGGCACTGACGCAAGTCGCTGATAAAACTGACCAGCCGTTCACCAGTCTCCCGGTGAAACGGATGCTTCACCAGTGCGTCCAGCCGGTCGGGCGGCATGTCGGTCAACATCACAGGCATGGTCCTATTTTGCAGATCGGATTCTGCCACGGTTCCAGGATCAACGAGGCCCTCGACGGCGCTCGCCAGTGGCGGACGAATGCGCAGGTCGGGGGCAGGATGAGCGCCCTGCAGCGACTTCGTCGGCACCGCACGGGAATGAGAGGCCGCAGTGACCTTTGCTCAGGTGCTCAGGCTGCGGTCTCGTAGGACCACGGGCGAACGCAGGTGTAGCCAGGAGGAAGGTCGCAGCCCCTCAGCTCCCTATACCTCGCGTTGGCCTCCCCGCTGGCTTGCTGACCATCGGGGAGCCTCCGCAGGAAGGGATCACGGTCAGGGTCAAAGAAGGAGCGACGAGGCTCGTCCGTGGCGTCACGGTCGAAGACCGGCTCGCAATCCCCGGTGCCCTCGGCGTCGTACCTCCCGCCGACCTGCCTCTCATGGCGGTGAGCGACCACAATCAGGCCCAGGCCCACGGCTAGAGTCAAGCCGAGGGCGACGCGGACCTTCGGCTTGTGCTTCGCATACCAGGTCTTCGTCTTCTCGGCGAAGGAGGTGGGCTCGCCGTCCTCGGGCGGAGTGGAGTCATTCACCTGCACAGACTTACCGGACCCACTCCTCAACTGTCAGGTAATCGGCCGACATCGCCCAACAATTTCAGTGGCGCTCACCATTTCCGTGACCAGACCGGCCCAGGACGGTGCGGCAAGGCTCGCTGAAAGGGACCTCGGCCGCCGACACCAGCACGTACCGCGGAACAAAAGACACCCACTGATACCACTGCCCGACAGGTCGGGAGGCTTCCGTCTGTTGAACGACCCCGAACGACGTCAGGCCCGCCACCGCACACTGGCGGTCTGACGCGCCGTCTACCTGAGTCTGGAGGATCTGGTAGACCGCGCCGTTCGTGTCCCTGCTGCATCGCCGCACGCCACAAGGCCTGGCCGTAGCCGCGGCCGTGGTGTTGCGGGAGCACGCCGAAGTACTGCGGCAGGAGGCGGACCATCCCGGTGGCGTCGGGCATGATCTCCATCGGGCCGATGGCGCCGGCCACCCGGCCGTCGTGCAGCACGCTGAGGACCGGTCCGACGTTCCCGGCACGCATCTGCTCGTACAGGAACGCGAACCCGTCTGCGCCATCGCGTCGGCGAACTCCCCGAACCCGCGGGGAGCAGGTGGTGCTCCTGGACCGGGAGCCCGGGTGCCGGGCCAGCCCCGGACGTGAAGTCCTTGAGCTGTACGCGGGTTCCGCTCTTTGCGAGTGCTTCGGGGCGGTCGGGCGCGACGAAGGAGACGACCCGGGCCCGTACTGCGGCGTGGGCGTGGACGAGCTGCCGGGCGAGGTTTGCGGCGTCGGCCAGGCTGTCCGGGTCGGTCGCGTATGCATGGACGTGGACCGTGCGAGCTCCCCGGCCCAGGAGCGTCGGCACGAGAGCCCGCCGGCGGTCGTGCTCGATCGCGTCGACCAGGACGCACTCCGTCTTCCGGTCGGACCACCTGCGGTCTTTGTCGTGGGGGAGGAACCGGTCTGTCCTGGCCATCTCCACCACCGCTTCCCCCGTTCCAGCCGCCGGGACCAAGAGAGGACGGCCAGCGTTCGGCCCTGGGCTGGTGGCTGCGCAGCGTCCGACGCCGCCGTAACTGACGTCGTGGCAGCCTGGTGTGTAGGGATCCTATTCTTCCCTGGAGTGGTTGGCCTGGCTGAGCGAGGAGTGAGCGGTGAGCAGGGGGGCTTCCTCGATTGGCTCAGGTGGGGGCGGCACGATCTATGAGTACCGGGTTGCGGCACTGGATCTGGTTGGCCTGCTGTGTGGTGTGCAGGTTCCCGGTCTCGATGTGGTGCCGGACTCGGTCTGCCTGCAGAAGGCCAACGACTTCCCGTTGGACGACGTCGTCGTCCTCAACCGCCAGGGCTCCTACGAGCTGGCCGTACAGCGCCAGGTCAAGCGCACGCTTGAGATGGTGTCCAGTAGTGGCCCGTGGCGCAAGACGATGGGCCAGTGCTTGGCAAGTCTGGAGTCCTTCGGCGACGAGATCGACGCTGACCGGCACCGTCTCGGCTTGACTGCCTCCGGACCTACAACTGGCCTGGAAGCATTGCGAGATCTGGCTGCATCCGCTGCTGCACAAAAAAGTGTGGCTGACTTCCTGCAAGAGATGCCCCGCCTGGGCCAGGCCTATCACCGTGTGTGGAAGCACCTGACGCAAACTGTCAGTGATCTCCTCGCAGAGTCCGACGACAACGCTCCGGAACAGGAGTTGGTGCATCGCAGCGCCTACCGGATTGCTCGCCGTCTCGTCGTCCAGATCGAGCCCACCGAGCAGATCAGTCCTCGCTACCCTCTCTGTCAGCCTTGGGTGAGACGTCCCGCTTCGTCGGGTTAGCCTGAGAGGGCACGACAGGAGAACCACCCCTTCATGACCAG is a window of Streptomyces sp. NBC_01571 DNA encoding:
- a CDS encoding DUF4145 domain-containing protein, which produces MANHFVQDLRAIARGLSDDPAEWPYIPCPTCKRSGLTVVADSLVMEEASQSKAWHGREDWDPEFIYGAFRCVMRCYKETCDLVWVTGRTSVYQQNMRDGYQDLLHPLFFMPELPLIQSYGDCPEKIQWAIEAASPILWVDPSSAANRIRAAVEVLMDHEKIPKNDARGRVIPLHQRIEQFKRDKPEFSNVSDLLMAVKWTGNAGSHGDVIRVPDVLDVVEIIDRTIQELYDTSAVKIEQKAEEIVARKGLPASQIAQLRVPPA